The Romeriopsis navalis LEGE 11480 nucleotide sequence TCCACGTTTGGCCCAGAAGCAACTAGTCCAACCAGTTCCACAGCCGAGATCAAGCAAGCGGCCCGGCGGTTGGGGCAGCAACGTCATCATCGCCCCAATTTCCATCAGATAGCTGCCACAAAAAGCATCCGAGAACGGCTTATAAACAGCATGCTGAATGGCGTCTTCCCCAATATTCTTGAGATAGTCAATTTCTCCCTGTTTTGGCATGACACGCTCACTGAGGCAAATGGAACTATGGGCATCATACCAATCGGCGGTATCAATGACCGTATCGGCAGTGGCATCAGTGGCAGTGGCAACGGCATCAGTCGCAGCATGAAACAAGATGAATCCAAATCCAGCCGCGCCGCGTAGATCACACATAACTTCCCCTAGTCCAACTCAGTACACCGGTCCAAAAGCCAATTTTTCTTCTGGCTGGGCACAAAGTTCCGGACTGGGCAGTCTAAGTTAGAATGCTTATTAAAGCTGTTAATCATCGACCACCCAATTTCGGCCTATGAAACTCAAATCGTTATCGCTTGCCTTGGGGCTAACTGCTGGACTCGTAGCAATCGCTGCACCGGCGATGGCTCAGTACAATGATGATGCTCAAGCCAATCCACTGGCTGACTTCCAGACTGACAACAACGATCCGTTTTCGGGCCGTGGTGATTCCAGCAGCAGCATGATGAACTTGATGCACCGACTGATGCAGGGTGAACGTGCTGATGCCGATAGTGTCGCGGCATCCCAGAAAGATAATATGAATAATGCGATGGCCAACTTCCGTGCTGCACAGCTAAAGCGAATGCGGGAGCGTCAAGCGGTCAAGCAAGGCACAATCGCCATTAAAGGCCCGAAAGGACTAATTATGATCCCCAAAGCCCCGAAACAGCAACAGTTTACGGCTGGGACATTGAAACTCGCACCGATGACCATTAAACCATTGGTCCTGCCCGCAGAATAATTACAGCATTGATTTGTGAAATAGTTACCGCGCACAAAATGATTTTGTGCGCGGTATTTTTATGCCGCGGCTAATGGAACTGGGGACTTGGGTCACCTGACTGCTGGTAAGCCTAGAGGCAAGCAAACTTCTTTCACTAGAAGACCTCAGTCACCGGCAATATGGATAAAGAGTTCACGCTGATGTGGGATATTGCGGTGCTCCCAGATATAAATGCCTTGCCATGTGCCTAAAACAAGTCGGCCATTGGCGATCGGGATTTGTTCTGACGTATTCGTGAGCACCGTGCGAATATGGGCAGGCATATCATCCGGCCCTTCGGCGCTGTGAATATACTTCTCCCACTCGGGCACCAACTTCGCAAAGAAATTTTCGAGATCAACTAATACATCGGGGTCGGCATTTTCCTGAATCGTCAGACTCGCAGAAGTATGGCGCAAAAATAGATGGCACATACCGGCTTGAATTTTGGACTCGGCAACTGCGGCTTGCACCGCTGTAGTAACTTTGCGCAACGATTTCGCGGTGGTGCGGACAGCTAGCTGTTTTTGGTAATGCGGCATGGCTCGGAACTCACCCAAATTTCACGAATTACGCCATCAGCATAGACCGGCAAATGACCGCACCGATCAACTCTTAAAGAAATCTACGACTGCCTGGGCGATCGTCTCATTCCCATTCTTCAGTAGCTTTTTCGACAGCCGCGGCGGATTGAGCGGTGAGTTTAAAAAATCCCAAGTCCCCTGGAATAAATCTTCTGGCTGAATGATTTGGTGATGTGCGTAGTTTTGCAGCTCTTCGAGCAAAATGGGTGCTTCCGCAAATCCCTGACGGATAATGCTAATAATCGGCAGGTCCAAACGGCAGGATTCCGAAAAGGTGCTGTAACCCGGCTTCGAAATAATCGCCCCACAGGTTTCCATAAAATCCACCGGACGGTAGAACCGATCGTCAACCCGAATCAAATTCGGTAAATCGGGGGCCTTCAGATCGAAACAGAGGAATCGATGCGCCGGAAAACGCTGCACATTTTCATAGGGAATCCGATCGAGGCCCAATCCGCCAAAGGTCATCAAAATCCGCTTGGCTTTGGGGATATCTTGTAGGTCAAATTTCTCGATCATTTCAGCCTGGGAATAACGTGGCGATACCCCCGTTAAACCCACATCTTCAATCGCATGAAATGCTGACATTGGT carries:
- a CDS encoding secondary thiamine-phosphate synthase enzyme YjbQ, with amino-acid sequence MPHYQKQLAVRTTAKSLRKVTTAVQAAVAESKIQAGMCHLFLRHTSASLTIQENADPDVLVDLENFFAKLVPEWEKYIHSAEGPDDMPAHIRTVLTNTSEQIPIANGRLVLGTWQGIYIWEHRNIPHQRELFIHIAGD